The following proteins are co-located in the Salvelinus namaycush isolate Seneca chromosome 31, SaNama_1.0, whole genome shotgun sequence genome:
- the LOC120025769 gene encoding bromodomain-containing protein 3-like isoform X3 translates to MSAVNSATPAPLQGVNPPPPEVTNPTKPGRKTNQLQYMQNVMVKTLWKHNFAWPFYVPVDAIKLGLMDYHKVIKQPMDMGTIKKRLEHNYYWSASECMQDFNTMFTNCYIYNKPTDDIVLMAQALEKIFLQKVAMMPQEEVELLPPAPKPKKSKNIGGLDGGESPSSLSGSTTPVIGSSPMTAITPNVPAVQSSPNAPMLPVVSQSQPLVKKKGVKRKADTTTPTTSAITASRSESPSPVSEGKQGKVMSRRESTGRPIKAPKKDLVEGELGQHSSKRSRMSEQLKYCDSILKEMLSKKHAAYAWPFYKPVDAEALELHDYHEIIKHPMDLSTVKKKIDGREYPDAQMFAADVRVMFSNCYKYNPPDHEVVAMARKLQDVFEMRFAKMPDEPVELSPGAGGLVSKGDNSSSGDSSSSDSSDSEEERATRLAELQEQCISVERPNGSGQGGKNGCTKHFQLKAVHEQLAALSQGPVSKPKKKKEKKEKDKKKKDKDNKHSKTKTDEKKAKPGQPAKQGQQKKPSRKANSTVTGSRQSKKGGRGYESDEESLPMAYDEKRQLSLDINRLPGEKLGRVVHIIQSREPSLRDSNPDEIEIDFETLKPSTLRELERYVKSCLQKKQRKPQPAAGGKGARSKEELAQEKKKELEKRLQDVSGQLNSNNKNKTDKKKTSKKEKGAGSGTGPSHLSGSSSSSDSGSSSSSGSSSDSSDSD, encoded by the exons ATGTCTGCTGTCAACTCAGCAACCCCGGCCCCTCTTCAGGGAGTCAACCCCCCACCCCCGGAGGTGACCAATCCAACCAAACCAGGTCGTAAAACCAACCAACTACAATACATGCAGAATGTAATGGTCAAGACATTGTGGAAGCACAACTTTGCCTGGCCTTTCTACGTGCCAGTTGATGCCATCAAATTGGGTCTTATG GACTACCATAAGGTCATAAAGCAACCTATGGACATGGGAACCATCAAAAAGAGACTGGAGCATAACTACTATTGGAGTGCCAGTGAATGCATGCAGGACTTCAACACCATGTTCACCAACTGTTACATATATAACAAG CCTACAGATGACATTGTCCTGATGGCACAGGCCTTGGAGAAGATCTTCCTGCAGAAAGTTGCCATGATGCCCCAGGAGGAGGTGGAGCTTCTGCCTCCCGCACCCAAACCCAAGAAAAGCAAAAACATAG GTGGTCTGGATGGAGGCGAGTCACCATCATCCCTATCTGGGTCTACGACACCTGTGATTGGCTCTTCTCCAATGACTGCCATCACCCCTAACGTCCCAGCTGTCCAGAGCTCGCCCAATGCTCCAATGTTACCCGTCGTCTCACAATCACAACCTCTTGTCAAA AAGAAAGGGGTAAAGAGGAAAGCAGACACCACCACCCCCACGACATCTGCAATCACAGCTAGCCGGAGTGAGTCGCCCAGCCCCGTCTCAGAGGGCAAGCAGGGCAAGGTGATGTCCAGACGGGAGAGTACAGGACGTCCCATCAAAGCTCCCAAGAAAGACCTGGTGGAAGGGGAGTTGGGCCAGCACAGCAGCAAGCGGAGCAGAATGAGTGAGCAGCTCAAGTACTGCGACAGTATCCTGAAGGAGATGCTGTCGAAGAAACACGCAGCTTACGCCTGGCCCTTCTACAAGCCTGTAGATGCTGAAGCTCTGGAGCTACATGACTACCACGAGATCATCAAGCACCCCATGGACCTCAGCACTGTCAAA AAAAAGATAGATGGCCGGGAGTATCCAGATGCACAGATGTTTGCAGCGGATGTTCGagtaatgttctcaaattgttacAAATATAACCCTCCAGATCATGAGGTTGTTGCCATGGCCAGAAAACTCCAG GATGTGTTTGAGATGCGTTTTGCTAAGATGCCTGATGAGCCGGTGGAGCTGAGCCCCGGTGCAGGCGGTTTGGTCAGTAAAGGCGACAACTCAAGCAGCGGTGACTCCTCCAGCTCGGACAGCTCTGACTCAGAGGAGGAGCGGGCCACCCGGCTCGCCGAGCTGCAGGAACAG TGTATCTCTGTGGAGCGCCCCAATGGTAGCGGGCAGGGGGGAAAAAACGGGTGCACCAAGCATTTTCAG CTAAAGGCCGTCCACGAACAGCTTGCCGCGCTCTCTCAGGGCCCTGTGAGCAAAccgaagaagaagaaagaaaagaaagaaaaagacaaGAAGAAGAAAGACAAGGACAACAAGCATAGCAAAACCAAGACGGATGAGAAGAAGGCCAAGCCTGGGCAGCCTGCCAAGCAGGGCCAGCAAAAGAAGCCCTCAAGGAAAGCCAACAGCACAGTGACTGGCTCCAG GCAATCAAAGAAGGGGGGCCGGGGCTACGAATCTGACGAGGAGTCTCTGCCCATGGCGTACGACGAGAAGCGCCAGCTCAGCCTGGACATCAACAGGCTCCCAGGGGAGAAGCTTGGTCGGGTAGTGCACATCATCCAGTCCCGAGAGCCCTCGCTGCGAGACTCCAATCCAGACGAGATCGAGATTGACTTTGAGACGCTCAAGCCCTCCACCCTACGCGAACTCGAGCGATACGTCAAGTCCTGTTTACAGAAGAAACAGCGGAAACCCCAAC CGGCCGCTGGGGGCAAGGGAGCGAGATCCAAGGAGGAGCTGGCTCAGGAAAAGAAGAAAGAGTTAGAAAAGAGGCTACAGGATGTCAGCGGCCAGCTGAACAGTAACAACAAGAACAAAACCGACAAAAAGAAAACATCCAAAAAAG
- the LOC120025769 gene encoding bromodomain-containing protein 3-like isoform X6: MSAVNSATPAPLQGVNPPPPEVTNPTKPGRKTNQLQYMQNVMVKTLWKHNFAWPFYVPVDAIKLGLMDYHKVIKQPMDMGTIKKRLEHNYYWSASECMQDFNTMFTNCYIYNKPTDDIVLMAQALEKIFLQKVAMMPQEEVELLPPAPKPKKSKNIGGLDGGESPSSLSGSTTPVIGSSPMTAITPNVPAVQSSPNAPMLPVVSQSQPLVKKKGVKRKADTTTPTTSAITASRSESPSPVSEGKQGKVMSRRESTGRPIKAPKKDLVEGELGQHSSKRSRMSEQLKYCDSILKEMLSKKHAAYAWPFYKPVDAEALELHDYHEIIKHPMDLSTVKKKIDGREYPDAQMFAADVRVMFSNCYKYNPPDHEVVAMARKLQDVFEMRFAKMPDEPVELSPGAGGLVSKGDNSSSGDSSSSDSSDSEEERATRLAELQEQVGAEQCISVERPNGSGQGGKNGCTKHFQLKAVHEQLAALSQGPVSKPKKKKEKKEKDKKKKDKDNKHSKTKTDEKKAKPGQPAKQGQQKKPSRKANSTVTGSRQSKKGGRGYESDEESLPMAYDEKRQLSLDINRLPGEKLGRVVHIIQSREPSLRDSNPDEIEIDFETLKPSTLRELERYVKSCLQKKQRKPQQKGAGSGTGPSHLSGSSSSSDSGSSSSSGSSSDSSDSD, encoded by the exons ATGTCTGCTGTCAACTCAGCAACCCCGGCCCCTCTTCAGGGAGTCAACCCCCCACCCCCGGAGGTGACCAATCCAACCAAACCAGGTCGTAAAACCAACCAACTACAATACATGCAGAATGTAATGGTCAAGACATTGTGGAAGCACAACTTTGCCTGGCCTTTCTACGTGCCAGTTGATGCCATCAAATTGGGTCTTATG GACTACCATAAGGTCATAAAGCAACCTATGGACATGGGAACCATCAAAAAGAGACTGGAGCATAACTACTATTGGAGTGCCAGTGAATGCATGCAGGACTTCAACACCATGTTCACCAACTGTTACATATATAACAAG CCTACAGATGACATTGTCCTGATGGCACAGGCCTTGGAGAAGATCTTCCTGCAGAAAGTTGCCATGATGCCCCAGGAGGAGGTGGAGCTTCTGCCTCCCGCACCCAAACCCAAGAAAAGCAAAAACATAG GTGGTCTGGATGGAGGCGAGTCACCATCATCCCTATCTGGGTCTACGACACCTGTGATTGGCTCTTCTCCAATGACTGCCATCACCCCTAACGTCCCAGCTGTCCAGAGCTCGCCCAATGCTCCAATGTTACCCGTCGTCTCACAATCACAACCTCTTGTCAAA AAGAAAGGGGTAAAGAGGAAAGCAGACACCACCACCCCCACGACATCTGCAATCACAGCTAGCCGGAGTGAGTCGCCCAGCCCCGTCTCAGAGGGCAAGCAGGGCAAGGTGATGTCCAGACGGGAGAGTACAGGACGTCCCATCAAAGCTCCCAAGAAAGACCTGGTGGAAGGGGAGTTGGGCCAGCACAGCAGCAAGCGGAGCAGAATGAGTGAGCAGCTCAAGTACTGCGACAGTATCCTGAAGGAGATGCTGTCGAAGAAACACGCAGCTTACGCCTGGCCCTTCTACAAGCCTGTAGATGCTGAAGCTCTGGAGCTACATGACTACCACGAGATCATCAAGCACCCCATGGACCTCAGCACTGTCAAA AAAAAGATAGATGGCCGGGAGTATCCAGATGCACAGATGTTTGCAGCGGATGTTCGagtaatgttctcaaattgttacAAATATAACCCTCCAGATCATGAGGTTGTTGCCATGGCCAGAAAACTCCAG GATGTGTTTGAGATGCGTTTTGCTAAGATGCCTGATGAGCCGGTGGAGCTGAGCCCCGGTGCAGGCGGTTTGGTCAGTAAAGGCGACAACTCAAGCAGCGGTGACTCCTCCAGCTCGGACAGCTCTGACTCAGAGGAGGAGCGGGCCACCCGGCTCGCCGAGCTGCAGGAACAGGTGGGTGCGGAACAG TGTATCTCTGTGGAGCGCCCCAATGGTAGCGGGCAGGGGGGAAAAAACGGGTGCACCAAGCATTTTCAG CTAAAGGCCGTCCACGAACAGCTTGCCGCGCTCTCTCAGGGCCCTGTGAGCAAAccgaagaagaagaaagaaaagaaagaaaaagacaaGAAGAAGAAAGACAAGGACAACAAGCATAGCAAAACCAAGACGGATGAGAAGAAGGCCAAGCCTGGGCAGCCTGCCAAGCAGGGCCAGCAAAAGAAGCCCTCAAGGAAAGCCAACAGCACAGTGACTGGCTCCAG GCAATCAAAGAAGGGGGGCCGGGGCTACGAATCTGACGAGGAGTCTCTGCCCATGGCGTACGACGAGAAGCGCCAGCTCAGCCTGGACATCAACAGGCTCCCAGGGGAGAAGCTTGGTCGGGTAGTGCACATCATCCAGTCCCGAGAGCCCTCGCTGCGAGACTCCAATCCAGACGAGATCGAGATTGACTTTGAGACGCTCAAGCCCTCCACCCTACGCGAACTCGAGCGATACGTCAAGTCCTGTTTACAGAAGAAACAGCGGAAACCCCAAC